The Quercus robur chromosome 7, dhQueRobu3.1, whole genome shotgun sequence genome has a segment encoding these proteins:
- the LOC126693716 gene encoding uncharacterized protein LOC126693716: MARPPMDHRRRRMMDQRKKIVAVSIFHLHMLQITSMMMMMFLCAMVIVYRQRRVRRRKRIGWGDKVFERINERAVKMNRMVWIDDAAAINNVRMDRRAFRKLCDMISTHGKLRELSNVGIDEMVASFLNVLAHDENDGVVGRQLDSCSDSSSSGSNSGVMHFNAVLCAVLRLHDILYKKPEPIRENCSDENWKWFKNCLGALDRAYIQVTVPVEDWPRYRTRSNEIATTVLGVCSHDMQFIYVLAGWEGSAADYRVLRNAISRKNGLKVPKGYYYLCNAYYNNCEGFLAPYRGQQYNSNYWRQDRQPTTPQEFFNMKHSSARNVIERAFDLLKGRWRILGSRSSYAIEIQVRIILACSLLHNHIIREMPVDSQESIPFSNVSEGQELEGDHITDLESSDAWNEWRDNLARETFDHWRAPRHES, from the exons ATGGCTCGGCCACCAATGGACCATAGGAGGAGGAGAATGATGGATCAAAGGAAGAAGATTGTAGCAGTGTCGATTTTTCACTTGCATATGTTGCAGATAACgtcgatgatgatgatgatgtttttgTGTGCAATGGTGATAGTTTATAGGCAGAGGAGggttagaagaagaaaaagaataggtTGGGGAGACAAAGTGTTTGAGAGAATTAATGAAAGAGCTGTTAAGATGAATAGAATGGTTTGGATTGATGATGCGGCCGCTATAAACAATGTACGTATGGATAGGCGCGCGTTTAGGAAGCTTTGTGACATGATTTCTACACACGGGAAGTTAAGGGAGTTGTCAAATGTAGGAATCGATGAGATGGTAGCGTCTTTCCTAAATGTACTTGCACATGATGAGAATGATGGAGTTGTAGGACGACAATTAGATTCGTGCAGTGATAGTAGTAGTAGTGGTAGTAATAGTGGTGTTATGCACTTCAATGCTGTGTTGTGTGCTGTACTTCGTCTTCATGACATCCTTTATAAGAAACCGGAGCCTATACGAGAGAATTGTAGTGATGAGAATTGGAAGTGGTTTAAG AATTGCCTAGGTGCATTAGATAGGGCCTACATTCAGGTGACTGTACCAGTTGAAGATTGGCCTAGGTATCGAACTAGGAGCAATGAAATAGCCACCACTGTGCTAGGAGTATGTTCACATGATATGCAGTTTATTTATGTGTTAGCTGGTTGGGAGGGTTCAGCTGCAGATTATAGAGTTTTGAGAAATGCTATTTCTAGAAAAAATGGACTGAAAGTCCCTAAAG GTTACTACTACTTGTGCAATGCTTATTACAACAATTGTGAGGGATTCCTTGCGCCTTATAGAGGACAGCAGTACAATTCAAATTATTGGAGGCAAGACCGCCAACCGACTACCCCTCAAGAGTTTTTTAATATGAAGCATTCTTCTGCTAGGAATGTAATTGAGAGAGCCTTTGATCTACTCAAAGGAAGATGGAGAATACTTGGGAGTAGATCCAGTTATGCAATTGAGATTCAAGTTAGGATCATATTAGCTTGCTCTTTACTACATAACCATATCATAAGGGAGATGCCAGTGGACTCCCAAGAGAGCATCCCCTTTTCTAACGTCTCAGAGGGTCAAGAGTTAGAAGGTGATCATATAACAGATTTGGAGTCATCAGATGCATGGAATGAATGGAGAGATAACTTAGCAAGGGAGACGTTTGACCATTGGAGAGCCCCTAGGCATGAAAGTTGA
- the LOC126691520 gene encoding uncharacterized protein LOC126691520 yields the protein MEDAKRRALIKTQAVKKRESGEVVPRVSASAPKRKPTSKSDRPFKQPKVSLEPVVGLMAEGNKTVTPAKKGTGKGLMTAPEGKQERPHSLLHDDSKYALEKLSSIITAEDYEDLGNHSTEAMEETSLFAVAQSLVMMKGLLDRCLNRESTLDWVRAKAEQTEEELGQLHKWRSTMEKKLELSEKARKELEEKTVDALTVIEKKEAEIKELKEEIRHVKEVAVEEYRNSESCLGELSESFLQGFDDSLRQVKKAYPELDLSMVKLEDQAQTSALPVASENTEDLFGEDAAQGDGESAPSKDVQVADPKKD from the exons atggaagaCGCAAAAAGGAGAGCTTTAATCAAGACtcaagccgtcaagaagagggaatccggcgaggtgGTACCTAGGGTGTCGGCTTCAGCCccgaagaggaaaccgacatcaaaatccgaccgtccatttaagcaaccaaaggtctctcttgaacctgtggttggcttaatggctgagggtaacaagaccgtcaccccagctaAGAAGGGGACGGGAAAAGGATTGATGACGGCCCCAGAaggtaagcaagagagacctcATTCCCTTCTCCACGATGACTCCAAGTATGCGTTGGAGAAGCTGTCGTCTATCATCACGGCGGAAGATTATGAAGATCTTggaaaccattcgacggaggccatggagGAGACGAGCCTCTTTGCCGTTgctcag tccttggtcatgatgaagggttTATTggaccggtgtctcaaccgtgagagtaCCTTGGACTGGGTGCGCGCCAAggcggagcagacggaggaagagcttggtcaactccataaatggaggtccactatggagaagaagctggagctttctgagaaggcaaggaaagagctggaggagaagacggTTGATGCGTTGACGGTCATAGAGAAAAAGGAGGCGGAGATTAAAGAACTCAAGGAAGAGATCCGTCACGTGAAAGAGGTAGCCGTCGAGGAGTACCGCAACTCAGAGTCCTGCTTGGGCGAGCTGTCAGAGTCTTTCCTTCAAGGTTTCGATGATTCTCTCCGTCAGGTCAAGAAGGCCTACCCAGAGCTGGATTTgtcaatggtcaaacttgaggaccaagcccagacttctgccctccccgtcgcctccgaaAATACGGAAGACCTTTTTGGCGAAGACGCTGCTCAAGGAGACGGAGAATCTGccccgtcgaaggatgtccaAGTTGCTGATCCGAAGAAAGATTAA